The stretch of DNA TAAAAAGGATGTAACTTGTTAATAATTAACCTAATGCGATTTACTACATGAGCCTTCGGGTTTCCCACGAAGTAATGTAATAAAAAATCTTATGTTTAAGAAAAGCATTTTTGAACTGACAAACAAAGAGAGCCCTCTCGGAAATTGGATGGAATCTCAGCGTTTAAAGACAACACAAAAGCAACAGCAACGATTAAGTAATGATCGAAAAAATACAAATCTTAATAAGGCTCAACATCTGAAAAGTATAGGCAATAAAGTGTGCTCCATTCTTTATACAGAAGCCAATAATGACAACAGTCACACAGAAGTATTTAAGAAGTTTGGCTGGAAATTGAGAAACGAGTACAACGGTCATGCTTGGTATGGCAAGGCAAGGGCTGGTGGGGTTTCTTCTGGCTTAGAAATTGTCAATGCCGTTAATAAAAAGACGAATTTGTATCGCCTAGATATAATTGGTCATGGGGGACCTAAAGGTATTTTCTTTGCTTGGGATCAAGCTCCTCAACATGGAGATAACTATGTTATGCCAAGTTTGATGGGTAGATCAGTTGAAGTAGTGGCAACTAAACGCAATTTATATGCAACAACAACACACAAAGCACAAGATTCTACTTTTATAAAAACTAAAGATGAAGATGGTAACGACATAGAGACGAACTCTCTTGCAGTCGTTGGGACGAAATCGGCTTCTTTGTATGATATTAACTTTTCGGTTTTTTCTAATGATGCTATTATAGAGTTTCATGGTTGCAATACTGCTGGACATCCTAGCTATGGTAATTGGAAAGATACCAGTGTTTGGTTATTTAAAGAAGATAACATTGCTTATTGGGCTTCTATTTTATTGTATCAAGCTGGCAAAGAAAAAGCAGTTGCGATTGGGCATTATGCAGGATCAGGTCCAGAAGGTACCTTGTTAAGCAATGATTATAGACAAAATAGGCGTATTGTTTATCATAATGGTACGGTCATTATAGATACTTATAAAACAGGAGATTTATGGCTCGATATTTTTACGAAAATGTTGTAATCTTGGTAGGATTCACAGCTCTATTGTGCTTATCTGCTTGTACCAATCCGAGCCAACCACCTGCTAAACAGTCAGAAAATAGGTTGTCTATGCAGAATAATAAAAGCTGTATTCAACTTGGTCATCAGCATTATAAGGTTATGCACGATAGTGTATACCAACAAGATAGTAGCCAACAATGGCAGTACATACAAAGTCTAAGTGAAGTTTCTACTTGCGTAAAAAGAGGAAAACGACATTCGGAAGTTGCCTACTTCTCTAAAGGTATTGACTATAGCGTTAGCCCTACAGAGGTATGGGTATTGCAAGCAATAGATAGCTTGTTTTGGGGGGATTTTTTAATCGTGCAAGCCCAAAACCCATCTAAATGGGTTGATTTTCAAGATAGTGTTGTTCTGGTGTTGGGAGCCAATCCATTAGTGAAAAACCCAAGCCAAATGGATCTTTTTTTTCCAGTAAAAGAAGTATTGGCACCTGCCCATACTTATGATTTTTTAATCAACAGTTATATAGCTGTTAATACAGCTAACATTAGCAAACAAGATACTTTTGTAGGAGTCCTAAAATATTTGCATCAACCTTATACAACACCTGCATCAACCTTTTTGTACAATGGTTTTTATTTAACCAAAGTAAATCCTATGCATTCCAAATAATATTACCATACCTAACAATAAAACCCCATCAACATGTCAAATAACAATTCTATTTTTAGTTTTAATCAAATTAATAGCCCTCTTGGCAATTGGCTGGACGAAGTAAAATTTAAGGTAACCGCTCTCAAAGGCGACTTTGTGCCATTAGGCATTCAGAATATCAAAAATAAAACAGAACAGGCGACCATTCAATTCTTAATTGAGATAGAGGAACAGGCTTTGAACCGAATTAGGATAGAGATTCTACATAATGGACAGCTTTATTATCAAGGAGAAATTGTGGATAC from Aureispira anguillae encodes:
- a CDS encoding VHS/ENTH/ANTH domain-containing protein; its protein translation is MARYFYENVVILVGFTALLCLSACTNPSQPPAKQSENRLSMQNNKSCIQLGHQHYKVMHDSVYQQDSSQQWQYIQSLSEVSTCVKRGKRHSEVAYFSKGIDYSVSPTEVWVLQAIDSLFWGDFLIVQAQNPSKWVDFQDSVVLVLGANPLVKNPSQMDLFFPVKEVLAPAHTYDFLINSYIAVNTANISKQDTFVGVLKYLHQPYTTPASTFLYNGFYLTKVNPMHSK